One Dysidea avara chromosome 7, odDysAvar1.4, whole genome shotgun sequence genomic region harbors:
- the LOC136260039 gene encoding uncharacterized protein, with translation MSPISTPIPTNTFATVFPTPIPNFVCNGRGNLSTIEGYGDFNLIFSHYPNCTGNGYSSTYRNNSYYYHSSNGNFSCRAYGNFTIERIGYGGSLNVDAEYHNCYLPTMSPISTPTPTSTFTTVFPTPVPNFVCNGRGNLSTIEGYGDFNLIFSHYPNCTGNGYSSSYGNNSYYYHSSNGNFSCRAYGNFTIEHLGNGGSLSVYAEYHNCYLPTMSPTPTPIPNFTCNGGSRNITILGSGYFRLMFDGNPSCVGAISSFNEFSYIFVTNGSFFCDGFGNFTVERIQPGGVLNVDADFHNCFFSDTEISCFASDQYEIVGNGVLSIIPQLSRPFDCISELLINSSDSNARLLLGEFICSGNGFVQITGIGDVFVNSTGYTNCTGTNVLVDDTPVSCSGSGVYRLSGIANATIVSLDELTCSGQVALLSDQSNEANILYYVGGYYICNGNGFFTISGYGYATIDVANGSHTCTGPQPILCATFNIAENGGISVVGDGEYTIIGDDSLYCYGNAVLCPGEINYYFTNGRFYCAGDLFAHIDGVGVIENITGNNNCSGFGFAVPPPIFSGTPLTPQPVCIGYGSAYSIRGTGPFNTSRLLGMLNCDSTLQEVTSDVATYFSYEESFSCNGTGIFFFEGMGSSEINVDNDGFFNCIDATPLVPLFCVGDGFGVVEGIGNFTVASRNASCRNRNTNAVADNLYINGSVGDVFSCQFNYPFEFAGTGIIFNMMGADFQCNNSRQYCEASGNFTFNATGNLYIRIRTGGNIMCTDESSNSLTFESSTIDNTTYINDGSVMCSGNGLLSINGTGIILRRMSDERFACNAELIPTTTTVATATTSIVTSTPTLQTVAVTATVVRTVNTVPTVTTTPTLATVISVTTNPTVVTVPTITTISTVTPMISMATTTTTTTIPTPTVTTTTLATTTITSTTTSVSSATTTSVTASVTPVETLVKLEDLTPAQIENAVTLSFSGFDTVDEFDEDEFASFILSLVVNVRQRRQISSDFVVVFIDPTPRINNGSLEVSFIVINSQGRVFSGMALLSEIQDSEDDLLNVVGADSLVDITGGLSEDLEQLRNDIISTPTPTPGDNEDDDDDELSGGIIALIVILVVLTVIVLVAVIVGLLVYRSKNTAKFEIKGSVKQRVYGSTDYISNRTAVNISYVSKQELQASNIQEMASNEPEPYKTETGDSLVKQNLGANDDIDTHL, from the exons ATGTCTCCCATATCTACTCCAATACCAACAAATACATTTGCTACTGTTTTTCCAACACCAATTCcaaattttgtttgtaatggaagAGGGAATTTGTCAACTATTGAAGGATATGGTGatttcaatctgatattttcaCACTACCCCAACTGTACCGGCAATGGATATTCTTCAACTTACCGTAACAATAGTTACTATTATCATTCTTCCAACGGCAACTTTAGTTGCAGGGCTTATGGCAATTTCACCATTGAACGTATTGGGTATGGTGGATCTTTGAATGTTGACGCAGAATATCACAATTGCTACTTGCCCACAATGTCTCCCATATCTACTCCAACACCAACAAGTACATTTACTACTGTTTTTCCAACACCAGTTCcaaattttgtttgtaatggaagAGGGAATTTGTCAACTATTGAAGGATATGGTGatttcaatctgatattttcaCACTATCCTAATTGTACTGGCAATGGGTACTCTTCATCTTATGGTAACAACAGTTATTATTATCACTCTTCTAATGGCAACTTTAGTTGCAGGGCTTATGGCAATTTCACCATTGAACATCTTGGAAATGGTGGATCTTTGAGTGTATATGCAGAGTATCACAATTGTTACTTGCCCACGATGTCCCCTACGCCAACTCCAATACCCAATTTTACTTGCAATGGTGGAAGTCGTAATATTACTATTTTAGGCTCCGGTTATTTTAGGCTGATGTTTGATGGTAACCCATCATGTGTTGGTGCTATTTCATCATTTAATGAATTTAGTTATATCTTTGTAACAAATGGTTCATTTTTCTGTGATGGATTTGGTAATTTTACTGTTGAAAGAATTCAGCCTGGGGGAGTATTGAATGTAGATGCAGACTTCCATAACTGCTTCTTTTCTGATACTGAAATTTCTTGTTTTGCTTCTGATCAATATGAAATTGTTGGAAATGGTGTCCTTAGTATTATCCCACAATTATCTAGACCATTTGACTGCATCAGTGAATTGTTAATTAACAGTTCTGATTCTAATGCGCGTCTTCTTCTGGGTGAATTTATATGTTCAGGGAATGGCTTTGTTCAAATAACGGGAATAGGTGATGTGTTTGTTAACAGCACTGGATACACTAACTGTACTGGCACTAATGTTCTAGTTGATGACACTCCTGTATCATGTAGTGGATCTGGAGTTTATCGTTTGTCTGGTATTGCCAATGCCACAATTGTGTCCTTGGATGAACTTACCTGTAGTGGTCAAGTAGCTTTACTCTCAGATCAAAGCAATGAAGCTAATATATTATACTATGTTGGTGGgtattatatttgtaatggAAATGGTTTCTTTACCATAAGTGGATATGGATATGCTACTATTGATGTTGCTAATGGAAGTCATACCTGTACAGGACCTCAACCAATTCTTTGTGCTACATTTAACATTGCTGAAAATGGTGGTATCTCTGTAGTAGGAGATGGAGAGTACACTATTATTGGTGATGACAGTTTGTATTGTTATGGTAATGCTGTGTTGTGCCCAGGAGAAATCAACTACTACTTCACCAATGGACGTTTCTATTGTGCTGGTGACCTCTTTGCTCATATTGATGGTGTAGGAGTTATTGAGAATATTACTGGCAACAACAATTGCAGTGGATTTGGATTTGCTGTCCCACCACCAATATTTTCAGGTACACCATTAACCCCACAACCAGTTTGTATTGGATATGGTAGTGCATACAGCATAAGGGGTACTGGACCTTTTAATACTAGTAGGCTTCTAGGAATGCTTAATTGTGATTCAACGCTTCAAGAGGTCACCTCAGATGTAGCTACTTACTTCAGTTACGAAGAGTCATTTTCTTGCAATGGTACTGGTATTTTCTTCTTTGAGGGTATGGGAAGTTCTGAAATAAATGTTGACAATGATGGGTTCTTTAATTGCATTGATGCTACACCTTTGGTGCCATTGTTTTGTGTTGGTGATGGTTTTGGTGTAGTTGAAGGGATTGGCAATTTCACTGTTGCTTCACGAAATGCTTCTTGTAGAAACAGAAACACAAATGCAGTTGCAGACAACTTATATATCAACGGATCAGTTGGAGATGTATTCTCCTGTCAGTTCAACTATCCATTTGAATTTGCAGGTACTggaataatttttaatatgatGGGTGCAGATTTCCAGTGTAATAATTCAAGACAATATTGTGAGGCTAGTGGTAATTTCACCTTCAATGCAACCGGCAACCTTTATATTCGCATTCGTACAGGTGGTAATATCATGTGTACTGATGAATCCAGTAACAGCCTGACATTTGAATCTAGCACTATAGACAACACTACATATATAAATGATGGCAGTGTCATGTGCAGTGGAAATGGTTTACTAAGTATAAATGGtacaggaataattttgagGAGGATGTCTGATGAGAGGTTTGCTTGCAATGCTGAATTGATTCCAACAACCACTACAGTTGCAACAGCTACTACTTCAATAGTCACTAGTACTCCAACACTGCAAACGGTTGCTGTAACAGCTACGGTAGTCCGAACAGTTAATACCGTCCCTACAGTTACAACTACTCCAACACTTGCTACTGTAATAAGTGTAACTACAAACCCAACAGTTGTTACTGTACCAACCATTACTACAATTTCAACAGTCACACCAATGATTTCAATGGCcactactacaactactacCACTATTCCAACCCCAACAGTCACTACAACTACACTGGCTACTACAACAATAACTTCTACTACTACAAGTGTGTCAAGTGCTACCACCACCAGTGTGACAGCTTCTGTGACACCTGTTGAAACA CTAGTGAAGCTTGAGGATCTAACTCCAGCTCAAATTGAAAATGCTGTCACCTTATCATTTAGTGGATTTGACACG GTGGATGAGTTCGATGAAGATGAATTTGCAAGTTTCATCCTGAGCTTGGTGGTGAATGTCAGGCAGCGTAGACAAATCTCATCTGATTTTGTTGTGGTATTTATTGACCCCACCCCCAGGATAAATAATGGATCACTTGAAGTTTCTTTTATTGTTATAAATTCCCAAGGAAGAGTGTTCAGTGGTATGGCCCTTTTATCAGAAATCCAAGACAGTGAAGATGACCTACTGAATGTT GTTGGGGCAGACAGTTTGGTGGATATAACTGGAGGACTATCAGAGGATTTAGAACAATTGCGAAATGATATTATTAGTACTCCAACACCTACCCCTGGAGACAAcgaggatgatgatgatgatgagttgAGTGGAGGAATCATAGCATTGATTGTGATACTTGTGGTGCTCACTGTGATAGTACTAGTTGCAGTTATTGTTGGTCTTCTTGTGTACAGAAGCAAAAATACTGCAAAATTTGAAATCAAGGGATCTGTGAAACAACGTGTGTATGGCAGCACCGATTACATTTCAAACAGAACAGCTGTGAATATTTCTTACGTCAGTAAACAAGAATTACAGGCCAGCAATATACAAGAGATGGCATCTAATGAGCCTGAGCCATATAAAACAGAAACAGGTGACTCTTTGGTGAAGCAAAATCTCGGTGCGAATGATGATATAGACACACATTTATAA